One part of the Pandoraea faecigallinarum genome encodes these proteins:
- a CDS encoding type II toxin-antitoxin system VapC family toxin yields the protein MILLDTNVLSEPLKAPGDMNVLAWIDAQMIETLYLSTISLAELRFGIAVLPEGKRRDTLHERLEQRVLPLFAGRILSFDAPASEAYATLRSRARSTGKAIAPADGYIAGIAATHGFAVATRDTSPFDAAGLAVINPWTWRA from the coding sequence ATGATCCTGCTTGATACTAACGTCCTCTCTGAACCATTGAAAGCGCCTGGCGATATGAACGTCTTGGCGTGGATCGATGCACAGATGATTGAAACGCTGTACCTCTCGACAATCAGCCTTGCCGAGCTGCGCTTTGGCATCGCGGTGCTGCCCGAGGGTAAACGCCGCGACACGCTTCATGAGCGTCTTGAACAGCGTGTCCTGCCGCTATTTGCTGGTCGCATCTTGTCATTCGACGCTCCCGCCTCGGAAGCCTATGCAACGTTGCGCTCCCGTGCGCGCTCGACCGGAAAAGCCATCGCCCCAGCAGACGGCTACATCGCCGGCATAGCGGCGACCCATGGCTTCGCCGTAGCCACACGCGACACATCACCTTTCGACGCTGCCGGCTTGGCCGTCATCAATCCTTGGACATGGAGAGCCTAG
- a CDS encoding FitA-like ribbon-helix-helix domain-containing protein has translation MASVTVRNLTDETHRALRVRAATHGRSTEAEIRAILESAVRPESRIKLGSLLAEIGYEVGGVELEVERDRTPAEPVSFE, from the coding sequence ATGGCATCTGTCACTGTTCGTAATCTAACTGACGAGACGCACCGTGCCTTGCGCGTGCGCGCTGCTACGCATGGCCGCAGCACAGAGGCCGAAATTCGGGCAATCCTTGAAAGTGCCGTTCGCCCTGAGAGCCGAATCAAGCTCGGCTCTCTTCTGGCCGAAATTGGCTACGAAGTAGGCGGCGTCGAGCTTGAGGTCGAGCGTGATAGGACACCGGCCGAGCCGGTGAGCTTTGAATGA
- a CDS encoding IS6 family transposase codes for MPAGIAKVLKWLHYPLEVMLQCVRWYVAYSLSSRDLEEMMAERGVAVDHSTIHRWVIKWLPVFEKAIRRRLRPVGESWRIDETYIQGRGQWKYLYRAVDKAGHTIDFLLCGRRDTAAARRFFEKATAGRGTPTTVTVDKSGANRAALQALGAQRETPIEIRQNKYLNNLVEQDHRAIKRRVRPMLGFQNFRGARIVLGGIEAMHLIRKGQMLAPKGRRASPAEQFYALAA; via the coding sequence CTGCCCGCAGGCATCGCCAAGGTCCTGAAGTGGTTGCACTACCCGTTGGAGGTTATGTTGCAGTGCGTGCGCTGGTACGTAGCCTATTCGCTGAGCTCGCGAGATCTGGAGGAAATGATGGCCGAGCGAGGCGTGGCGGTGGACCACTCGACGATCCATCGCTGGGTGATCAAGTGGCTGCCGGTTTTCGAGAAAGCGATACGTCGCCGCCTGCGCCCAGTCGGTGAGAGCTGGCGCATAGACGAGACCTATATTCAGGGCAGAGGCCAGTGGAAATACCTCTACCGGGCGGTGGACAAGGCGGGCCACACCATCGACTTTCTGCTATGCGGACGCCGCGATACCGCCGCCGCGCGCCGGTTCTTCGAAAAAGCCACCGCCGGGCGGGGCACGCCGACGACCGTCACCGTTGACAAAAGCGGGGCGAACCGCGCCGCGCTGCAGGCGCTGGGCGCCCAGCGCGAGACGCCCATCGAAATCCGCCAGAACAAGTACCTGAACAACCTTGTCGAGCAGGACCACCGCGCGATCAAACGGCGCGTCAGACCGATGCTGGGTTTCCAGAATTTCCGTGGTGCCCGCATTGTCCTGGGCGGCATCGAGGCCATGCACCTGATTCGCAAGGGGCAGATGCTTGCCCCAAAGGGACGCCGTGCGTCCCCTGCTGAGCAATTCTATGCACTGGCCGCGTAA
- a CDS encoding IS630 family transposase gives MGRKGIEIVMSELEREQLLSMSRSRSLPHSLVRRAKIVLMAADGHTNQEIAMRCEVTSPAITHWKKRFVAHGLAGLHDEARPGRPRAHDDEAVAELLAKVLHEKPAGATHWSVRCAAAQTGISKSSVARYLSLFGVQPHRSKSFKLSTDPYFVEKVRDIVGLYLSPPTNALVLCVDEKSQCQALERTQPMLPMGLGYLEGVTHDYVRHGTTTLFAALNAATGEVIAQCKPRHRHQEFLAFLKHIDQAVPADLDVHLIVDNYATHKHPKIKAWLAKHTRYHMHFTPTYSSWLNQVERWFGLITQQAIRRGSFRNVRQLITDIERYIDQYNQHKRPFVWTATADSILQKVARLCKVISGTAH, from the coding sequence ATGGGGCGCAAAGGAATCGAGATTGTGATGTCGGAACTGGAGCGAGAACAATTGTTATCGATGAGCCGCTCTCGTTCGCTGCCTCATTCCCTGGTCCGTCGGGCAAAGATCGTCTTGATGGCCGCTGACGGTCATACGAACCAGGAAATCGCAATGCGGTGCGAAGTGACGTCACCGGCGATCACGCACTGGAAGAAACGGTTTGTCGCGCATGGCCTTGCCGGTCTGCATGATGAAGCCCGCCCGGGCCGACCGCGCGCACATGACGACGAAGCAGTGGCCGAGTTGTTGGCGAAGGTTCTGCATGAGAAGCCGGCTGGCGCAACGCACTGGAGTGTGCGCTGCGCTGCCGCGCAAACGGGTATTTCGAAGAGTTCGGTGGCCCGGTATCTGTCGTTGTTTGGCGTGCAGCCTCATCGTTCGAAGAGCTTCAAGCTTTCTACTGATCCGTACTTTGTCGAGAAGGTGCGCGATATTGTGGGTCTGTACCTGAGTCCGCCGACCAATGCCCTCGTGCTGTGTGTCGACGAAAAGAGCCAATGTCAGGCGCTCGAGCGTACGCAGCCGATGTTGCCGATGGGGCTGGGCTATCTCGAAGGAGTGACGCATGACTACGTTCGGCATGGCACCACGACCTTGTTCGCGGCGCTCAATGCAGCAACGGGCGAAGTCATCGCGCAATGCAAGCCGCGCCACCGGCACCAAGAATTCCTCGCGTTCCTCAAACATATCGACCAAGCGGTTCCGGCTGATCTCGATGTGCATTTGATCGTCGACAACTATGCGACACACAAGCATCCAAAGATCAAAGCGTGGTTGGCCAAGCATACGCGCTACCACATGCACTTCACGCCGACCTACTCGAGTTGGCTCAATCAGGTTGAACGCTGGTTTGGTCTGATTACGCAGCAGGCGATACGCCGAGGCTCGTTCAGAAACGTACGCCAACTCATTACCGACATCGAGCGCTATATCGATCAGTACAACCAGCACAAGCGGCCGTTCGTATGGACCGCGACAGCCGATTCCATACTTCAGAAAGTGGCCCGCTTATGCAAAGTTATTTCTGGGACAGCACACTAG
- a CDS encoding Eco57I restriction-modification methylase domain-containing protein → MASLFPPSTLQTCRLLDPGAGVGALSCAFLDRWLAGGFGFKAVEATAYEVDATLRAHLSQHLRSYSQVKAEVFAEDYIERASAEGGLDKGYTHAILNPPYKKISSHSPHRLALRSVGIETVNLYSAFVALAVAQAAPGGQIVAILPRSFCDGPYYRPFRHFIFARAAICHIHLFGARNKAFKDDEVLQENVIIRLERGGQQGPVTITTSSDDSFTDLVTHEHPFERIVLPDDPEQFIHVLTTTGKSAIERASAVRYSLADLGLKVSTGPVVDFRVKAHLRDMPEAGTAPLIYPGHLSGAVTRWPVPGLKKPNAIVRCAETEKWLYPNGFYCVVRRFSSKEEKRRVVASVVDPAAFGKHTRLGFENHVNLIHEDKRGLPELLARGLAVFLNSTAVDESFRRFNGHTQVNATDLKLMEYPSREALIGLGTWAKQHREVSQEVIDAELAKLTA, encoded by the coding sequence ATGGCGAGCCTGTTTCCCCCCAGTACCCTGCAGACCTGTCGCTTGCTGGACCCAGGTGCGGGTGTCGGTGCCCTCTCCTGCGCCTTCCTCGATCGCTGGCTTGCCGGTGGCTTCGGATTCAAGGCCGTCGAAGCGACGGCTTATGAAGTGGACGCGACGCTGCGCGCACACCTTAGCCAGCACCTGAGGAGTTACAGTCAGGTCAAGGCCGAAGTTTTCGCCGAGGATTACATCGAACGGGCAAGCGCCGAGGGTGGGCTCGATAAGGGCTACACCCACGCGATCCTCAATCCGCCCTACAAGAAGATCAGCAGCCATTCACCCCACCGGCTGGCGCTGCGCTCGGTCGGTATTGAGACGGTGAACCTGTATTCGGCCTTCGTCGCGCTGGCCGTGGCCCAGGCCGCCCCGGGCGGCCAGATTGTGGCGATTCTCCCGCGCAGCTTTTGCGACGGGCCGTACTACCGCCCGTTCCGTCACTTCATTTTTGCGCGGGCCGCCATCTGCCACATACACCTCTTCGGGGCGCGCAACAAGGCATTCAAGGACGATGAGGTGTTGCAAGAGAACGTTATCATCCGCCTTGAACGAGGCGGCCAGCAGGGGCCCGTGACGATCACCACGTCGAGCGACGACAGTTTCACCGACCTTGTCACGCACGAGCACCCGTTCGAGCGAATCGTGTTGCCGGATGACCCCGAGCAGTTTATCCATGTCCTCACCACAACCGGCAAAAGCGCCATCGAGCGAGCGTCAGCGGTGCGCTATTCGCTGGCTGATCTGGGCCTTAAGGTGTCGACCGGGCCCGTGGTGGACTTTCGCGTCAAAGCCCACTTGCGCGACATGCCCGAAGCAGGCACAGCGCCGCTGATCTACCCCGGACATCTAAGCGGCGCCGTCACGCGGTGGCCCGTGCCGGGCTTGAAAAAGCCGAACGCGATCGTGCGCTGCGCCGAGACGGAAAAGTGGCTGTATCCCAACGGCTTCTATTGTGTAGTGCGCCGGTTCTCATCGAAAGAAGAGAAGCGCCGCGTGGTGGCGAGCGTGGTAGATCCTGCGGCCTTTGGCAAGCATACCCGGCTGGGCTTCGAGAACCATGTGAATCTCATTCACGAGGACAAGCGCGGCTTGCCGGAGTTGCTCGCCCGAGGGCTCGCCGTGTTCCTGAATAGCACCGCCGTGGACGAGAGCTTTCGCCGCTTTAACGGCCACACACAAGTCAACGCCACTGATCTGAAGCTGATGGAGTACCCAAGCCGTGAGGCGCTGATCGGGCTGGGGACGTGGGCCAAGCAGCACCGCGAAGTCTCCCAAGAAGTGATCGATGCGGAACTCGCGAAATTGACAGCATGA
- a CDS encoding BsuBI/PstI family type II restriction endonuclease, whose product MTDKENDHIEAAHQIIISLGLPRAQQNERSALALLALLNLTPDKTWADAGNPLVGITPLMDWAREHYGKGYAPNTRETFRRQTLHQFCDAGVARYNPDKPDRAVNSPKAVYQIEPAALKLLRSFGSERWHANLTAYLAGRETLVAKYAKMRTQTRIPVEVAPGKAITLSPGEHSELIRAIIEDFAPRFAPGSVLVYAGDTGHKWGYFDAALLAELGVTVDAHGKMPDVVLHFTENNWLLLVESVTSHGPVDGKRHAELARLFADSKAGLVFVTAFPNRAVMGRYLGDIAWETEVWVADAPSHLIHFNGVRFLGPYASQ is encoded by the coding sequence ATGACCGACAAGGAAAATGACCACATCGAGGCCGCCCACCAGATCATCATTTCCCTGGGCTTACCCCGGGCGCAGCAAAACGAGCGCTCAGCCCTCGCGCTGCTGGCGCTGCTGAACCTCACGCCAGACAAGACGTGGGCTGATGCAGGAAACCCACTTGTCGGCATCACCCCCCTCATGGATTGGGCCCGCGAGCACTACGGCAAGGGGTACGCGCCGAACACGCGCGAGACCTTCCGCCGCCAGACCTTGCACCAGTTCTGCGACGCTGGCGTGGCGCGCTACAACCCGGATAAACCCGACCGTGCGGTCAACAGCCCCAAGGCCGTCTATCAAATTGAACCCGCCGCGCTCAAGCTGCTGCGCAGCTTTGGCAGCGAACGGTGGCACGCCAACCTCACCGCCTATCTGGCCGGGCGCGAAACGCTGGTGGCCAAGTACGCGAAGATGCGCACGCAGACCCGCATCCCTGTTGAGGTTGCTCCAGGCAAGGCAATCACGCTCAGTCCTGGCGAACATAGCGAACTGATCCGAGCCATCATTGAGGACTTCGCGCCTCGCTTTGCGCCCGGTAGCGTGCTGGTCTATGCCGGGGACACCGGTCATAAATGGGGCTACTTCGACGCGGCGCTGCTCGCCGAGCTGGGCGTGACTGTGGACGCGCACGGCAAGATGCCCGATGTGGTGTTGCACTTCACCGAGAACAATTGGCTGCTCCTGGTGGAGTCCGTCACCAGTCACGGCCCGGTCGATGGCAAGCGCCACGCCGAACTCGCCAGACTCTTCGCGGATTCCAAGGCCGGGCTGGTGTTTGTGACGGCCTTCCCGAATCGCGCCGTCATGGGCCGATATCTCGGCGACATCGCATGGGAGACGGAGGTATGGGTGGCCGATGCGCCATCGCACCTGATTCACTTCAACGGTGTGCGCTTTCTCGGCCCCTACGCAAGCCAATAG
- the tnpA gene encoding IS66-like element accessory protein TnpA gives MTTEAPKRIGRKGVPNHPIEFRRQLATLACEPGVSVARLAMEHGLNANLVFKWRRSLRAGEYDSMSLLPVKVETPATEIALPAPTPVPRPAPTGTIEISVGHARVRIDGVPDESTLTLVLRLLRGGSA, from the coding sequence TTGACCACAGAGGCACCGAAGAGAATCGGCCGCAAAGGCGTGCCGAATCATCCCATCGAATTCCGTCGGCAACTGGCAACGCTCGCCTGTGAGCCTGGCGTGTCGGTCGCACGCTTAGCGATGGAACACGGCCTGAACGCGAACCTGGTCTTCAAATGGCGCCGTTCGTTGCGCGCTGGCGAATATGATTCGATGAGCCTGCTGCCGGTCAAAGTGGAAACGCCAGCGACCGAGATCGCACTACCGGCGCCGACGCCAGTGCCGAGACCCGCGCCGACCGGCACCATCGAAATCAGCGTTGGCCATGCCCGCGTACGCATTGACGGCGTGCCCGATGAGAGCACGTTGACGCTGGTGCTTCGACTGTTGCGCGGCGGATCTGCATGA
- the tnpB gene encoding IS66 family insertion sequence element accessory protein TnpB (TnpB, as the term is used for proteins encoded by IS66 family insertion elements, is considered an accessory protein, since TnpC, encoded by a neighboring gene, is a DDE family transposase.) yields the protein MIGLPSRTRVWLAAGVTDMRCGFNMLAAKVQTILERDPFSGHVFVFRGRRGDLVKVLWWSGDGMCLLMKRLERGRFVWPRADGGVVCLSQAQLSMLLEGIDWRQPVRTTEPSSAL from the coding sequence ATGATCGGCCTGCCCAGTCGCACGCGAGTCTGGCTGGCAGCAGGCGTGACCGACATGCGCTGCGGTTTCAACATGTTGGCGGCCAAGGTCCAGACCATATTGGAGCGAGATCCGTTCAGCGGTCACGTGTTTGTGTTCCGGGGCCGGCGCGGCGACCTGGTCAAGGTGCTGTGGTGGAGCGGCGATGGTATGTGCCTGCTGATGAAGCGGCTTGAGCGCGGTCGTTTCGTCTGGCCGCGCGCTGATGGCGGCGTGGTCTGCCTGAGCCAAGCCCAGCTGTCGATGCTGCTCGAAGGCATCGATTGGCGGCAGCCGGTCCGCACCACTGAACCGAGTTCAGCGTTGTAA
- the tnpC gene encoding IS66 family transposase yields the protein MTTANTYPDDIDALKALLRERDAHIGHLEDLVESHEAVVATGKAEIEHLKLLIAKLRRMAFGRSSEKLDRQIEQLELKLEDLEADEGATPIELPKTPRTAAEQIQRKPLPDHLPREVLTHLPESGKTCTACGATMKLLGEDFSEQLEYIPASFRVVRHVRPKLACACCDHIAQAPAPSRPIERGLAGPGLLAHVLVAKFADHLPLYRQSVIYAREGVELDRSLLAKWVGHGANLLQPLVEALRRHVMAATKLHADDTPVPVLAPGNGKTKTGRLWVYVRDDRNSGDITAPVVWFTYTPDRKGEHPQQHLTKFKGTLQADAYGGYQKIYERGDVVEAACWAHARRKFYDLHAARPNALNTEALERIGALYRIEDEIRGQPLDARQVRRQTHARPRLDELYAWLTTMSGTLSRKSDTSQAIRYALNRWTALTRYCDDGHLEIDNLPAERALRGVAVGRRNYLFAGADSGGERAAAIYSLIGSAKLNGIDPEAYLRHVLGRIADHPINRIEELLPWMVTIPVQ from the coding sequence ATGACCACGGCGAACACCTATCCGGACGATATCGACGCGCTCAAAGCTTTGTTGCGTGAGCGCGATGCACATATCGGCCATCTGGAAGACCTGGTCGAATCGCACGAAGCTGTGGTGGCGACAGGCAAGGCCGAGATCGAACACCTGAAGCTGCTGATCGCGAAGCTGCGCCGCATGGCGTTCGGACGCAGTTCCGAGAAACTGGATCGCCAGATCGAACAGCTCGAATTAAAACTGGAAGATCTCGAGGCCGATGAAGGCGCCACACCCATCGAACTGCCGAAGACGCCGCGCACAGCGGCAGAGCAGATCCAGCGCAAGCCACTGCCGGACCATTTGCCGCGAGAAGTGCTGACGCATCTGCCTGAGTCAGGCAAAACCTGCACGGCCTGCGGTGCCACCATGAAGTTGCTCGGCGAAGACTTCTCCGAGCAACTCGAATACATCCCCGCCAGCTTCCGCGTGGTTCGTCATGTGCGGCCAAAGCTGGCTTGCGCATGCTGTGATCATATCGCCCAGGCACCCGCGCCGAGCCGCCCGATTGAACGTGGCCTGGCCGGCCCCGGCCTGCTGGCGCATGTGTTGGTGGCGAAGTTCGCAGACCACCTGCCGCTATATCGTCAATCCGTGATCTATGCACGCGAAGGCGTGGAACTGGATCGCTCGCTGCTGGCGAAATGGGTGGGCCACGGTGCGAACCTGCTGCAACCGTTGGTCGAGGCACTGCGCCGACACGTGATGGCGGCCACGAAATTGCATGCCGACGATACCCCGGTGCCGGTGCTCGCTCCCGGCAACGGCAAGACGAAGACGGGACGGTTGTGGGTCTATGTGCGCGATGACCGGAACTCGGGCGACATCACGGCGCCCGTAGTCTGGTTCACCTACACCCCGGACCGCAAGGGCGAGCATCCGCAGCAGCACCTGACCAAGTTCAAAGGCACGCTTCAGGCCGATGCCTATGGCGGCTACCAGAAGATTTACGAGCGCGGCGATGTCGTCGAAGCTGCGTGCTGGGCGCATGCGCGGCGCAAGTTCTACGACCTGCATGCCGCACGGCCGAATGCCCTGAATACCGAGGCGCTGGAGCGCATCGGCGCGCTGTACCGCATTGAAGACGAGATCCGGGGCCAACCGCTCGATGCCCGGCAGGTCCGTCGGCAAACGCATGCCAGACCACGGCTCGACGAACTCTACGCATGGCTAACCACCATGTCGGGAACGCTCTCGCGCAAATCCGACACGAGCCAGGCGATCCGGTATGCCCTGAACCGGTGGACGGCGTTGACGCGCTATTGCGATGACGGACACCTTGAAATCGACAATCTGCCTGCCGAGCGGGCGCTACGCGGTGTGGCTGTCGGCCGTCGCAACTACCTGTTTGCAGGCGCGGACTCGGGCGGCGAACGGGCCGCGGCGATCTACAGCCTGATTGGCTCGGCCAAGCTCAACGGCATCGACCCCGAGGCGTATCTGCGTCATGTGCTCGGGCGCATCGCGGATCACCCGATCAACCGGATCGAAGAATTACTGCCCTGGATGGTGACCATTCCCGTACAGTGA
- a CDS encoding plasmid pRiA4b ORF-3 family protein, with the protein MAKSFQRYTLHVQLLHIEPPIWRRVTVEGPDTLRKLHHILQAAFGWEDTHLHDFLIDGKTYAQLDIDAGLEFMDLTKTFDDRKAKLNRVLRPDSHIIYQYDFGDGWYHQIVVEDIETIEGESWGESRVLDGARACPPEDVGGPPGYEVFLSTLRDNPDSEEATHYRQWVGPGFDSERLDIRAANAALMRLAANRWGNR; encoded by the coding sequence ATGGCCAAGTCGTTCCAGCGTTATACCCTGCACGTGCAATTGCTGCATATCGAGCCGCCCATCTGGCGTCGCGTCACGGTCGAGGGCCCCGACACCCTGCGCAAACTACATCACATCCTGCAAGCCGCCTTCGGCTGGGAAGACACCCATCTCCACGACTTCCTGATCGACGGCAAGACGTATGCCCAGCTCGATATAGACGCAGGACTGGAGTTCATGGACCTGACCAAGACGTTTGATGACCGGAAAGCCAAACTGAATAGAGTGCTCCGGCCTGACTCGCACATCATTTACCAATATGACTTCGGTGACGGTTGGTATCACCAGATCGTCGTCGAAGACATTGAAACGATTGAAGGCGAATCATGGGGCGAGTCCAGGGTTCTCGATGGCGCGCGTGCCTGCCCGCCCGAAGATGTCGGTGGTCCGCCCGGATATGAAGTGTTCCTGAGTACCTTGCGCGATAACCCGGACAGCGAGGAAGCCACACACTACCGCCAGTGGGTTGGTCCAGGGTTCGATTCAGAGCGACTCGATATACGTGCTGCCAATGCAGCATTGATGCGACTGGCGGCCAATCGATGGGGGAATCGATAG
- a CDS encoding IS5 family transposase (programmed frameshift), with product MQAPIIDDDLWQLIESLLPEVKPRAKSDPGRPRVPDRAALDGILFVLKTGIRWNHLPTRLGFGSGATCWRRLNAWQKAGVWEQLHELLLDKLRAAGQIDLSHAAVDSSSVRAVGAGGKTGPNPTDRARPGSKHHLLVDANGIPIVAILTGANAADVTQLLRLVDEIAPIRGVRGRPLQKPGIVHADRGYDSTRHRRALRERGIKPMIAKRRAEHGSGLGKYRWLVERTHSWLHRFRRLRIRFDGRADIHEAFLKLGCSLVCWNILRNTQLTF from the exons ATGCAAGCGCCGATCATTGACGACGATTTGTGGCAACTGATCGAATCGTTACTGCCAGAGGTGAAGCCTCGCGCGAAAAGCGATCCTGGTCGCCCGCGCGTGCCCGATCGAGCAGCACTCGATGGCATCTTGTTCGTGCTCAAGACCGGCATTCGCTGGAACCATTTGCCGACCCGCCTGGGCTTCGGTTCAGGAGCCACTTGCTGGCGACGATTGAACGCCTGGCAGAAGGCCGGCGTATGGGAGCAGCTACACGAGTTACTGCTGGACAAACTGCGCGCAGCTGGCCAAATCGATCTCTCACATGCCGCCGTCGATTCGTCGTCGGTGCGTGCTGTTGGGGCGGGCG GAAAAACTGGCCCGAACCCCACGGATAGGGCGCGACCCGGTTCCAAGCACCACCTCCTCGTAGACGCCAACGGTATCCCAATCGTCGCGATCCTCACCGGCGCGAACGCCGCCGACGTCACACAGCTGCTGCGCCTCGTTGACGAGATTGCACCGATTCGCGGTGTTCGCGGCCGCCCGCTTCAGAAGCCCGGTATCGTCCATGCCGATCGCGGCTACGATTCCACCCGGCACCGGCGCGCACTGCGCGAGCGAGGCATCAAACCTATGATCGCCAAGCGTCGGGCCGAACACGGCAGCGGGCTGGGCAAATATCGTTGGCTCGTTGAGCGCACCCACTCCTGGCTCCATCGTTTCCGGCGGCTTCGCATCCGCTTCGATGGGCGCGCCGATATTCACGAAGCATTCCTCAAACTCGGCTGTTCTCTCGTCTGCTGGAACATCCTCAGAAACACTCAACTGACTTTTTGA